The Halomonas sp. 7T genome contains a region encoding:
- a CDS encoding sulfatase-like hydrolase/transferase — protein sequence MTRLSIPKVTPWLPLLITGVCLGYSTTVITRLPWWALFFIAATWVGVGLKLRWGRPANARYRKVWPWSLLPISLLGIYVYLADSFGNVDLGAVFFHLQAGMAEHGGAGKMLLALTYVLTVSAVLASVTWLSRHDQRWRLSERFFAIALLAANPLLYGIGQRSAAIVTDDGAWLDRRYIEPPNTELADPPNLLLLYLESIERTYANEAFSEAYADLSALGEGGAVFEGVRQMENTGWTMAGMIASQCGVPLMPAGLLHDSQFEPLSKVVPGVDCLGDVLAKRGYRLSFLGGASTQFAGKGLFYRGHQFSTVKGKEELMPELEDPDYINSWGLYDDTLYDVTASEVRRLHEEDDGPWAVVNLSIAGHAPSGFPSQTCLNRQGEFDGQDILYSVECSARLARDFIERLAAEGLLDNTLIVVLSDHLTMRVSVWDQLIALDRDNTFIMLGDGISPQRVQRSATMLDVFPTILDAMGLTLNENRAGLGASLLSSQPTLVETHGLETLNERLREETALQQRLWEGLAPQRREQEATAEQVTETPTDQANEIEIMR from the coding sequence ATGACACGGCTATCAATACCAAAAGTTACCCCATGGCTACCTCTGTTAATTACTGGAGTCTGCCTGGGCTATTCTACTACGGTAATAACCCGCCTCCCCTGGTGGGCACTGTTTTTTATTGCCGCCACCTGGGTTGGCGTGGGGCTGAAGCTGCGCTGGGGGCGGCCTGCCAATGCCCGCTACCGGAAAGTATGGCCTTGGTCGCTGTTGCCGATCAGCTTGCTGGGTATCTATGTCTATTTAGCCGATAGTTTTGGCAATGTTGACCTTGGCGCGGTGTTTTTTCATCTTCAGGCAGGCATGGCAGAGCACGGAGGGGCAGGGAAAATGCTGCTAGCGCTCACTTATGTCCTAACCGTGTCGGCTGTGCTGGCATCGGTCACATGGCTGTCACGCCATGACCAGCGTTGGCGGTTAAGCGAACGTTTTTTTGCGATTGCCCTGCTGGCGGCCAACCCACTGCTCTATGGCATCGGCCAGCGCAGTGCCGCGATTGTGACTGACGATGGTGCTTGGTTAGACCGCCGCTACATCGAACCGCCTAACACTGAGCTGGCCGACCCGCCTAATTTATTGCTTCTCTATTTAGAGAGCATTGAGCGCACCTATGCCAATGAAGCATTTAGCGAGGCATATGCTGATCTTAGTGCATTAGGAGAAGGAGGCGCTGTTTTCGAAGGCGTCCGGCAGATGGAAAACACTGGTTGGACGATGGCAGGTATGATTGCCAGCCAGTGCGGCGTGCCGCTGATGCCTGCGGGGCTACTCCACGATAGTCAGTTTGAACCGCTCTCCAAGGTGGTACCGGGCGTTGACTGTTTGGGGGATGTACTGGCTAAGCGGGGCTATCGGCTCAGCTTTTTAGGTGGCGCCAGCACGCAGTTTGCGGGCAAAGGGCTTTTCTATCGGGGCCATCAGTTCAGTACCGTGAAGGGTAAAGAGGAGCTGATGCCTGAACTCGAGGATCCCGATTATATAAACAGTTGGGGGCTTTACGACGATACGCTCTATGACGTTACCGCCAGCGAAGTACGCCGCCTGCACGAAGAAGACGACGGCCCGTGGGCGGTGGTGAACCTGAGTATCGCCGGTCACGCTCCCAGCGGTTTCCCGTCCCAAACCTGCCTGAACCGCCAGGGCGAGTTCGATGGTCAGGATATTCTCTACTCCGTGGAGTGTTCTGCGCGGTTAGCCCGAGACTTTATCGAACGTCTAGCAGCAGAAGGCCTGCTGGATAATACGCTCATCGTCGTGCTCAGCGACCACCTGACGATGCGAGTATCAGTATGGGATCAGCTTATCGCACTAGATCGTGATAACACGTTCATCATGCTTGGCGATGGCATCAGTCCGCAACGGGTGCAGCGGAGTGCCACCATGTTAGACGTATTCCCCACGATTCTGGACGCCATGGGGTTAACGTTGAACGAGAACCGCGCTGGATTAGGCGCTTCCTTGCTCAGCAGTCAGCCCACGCTGGTCGAAACTCATGGGCTAGAGACGCTGAATGAGCGATTACGCGAAGAGACCGCTCTTCAGCAACGGCTTTGGGAAGGGCTGGCCCCACAGCGGCGTGAACAAGAAGCGACCGCTGAGCAGGTCACCGAGACGCCTACTGACCAGGCCAACGAAATAGAGATTATGCGCTAA
- a CDS encoding glycosyltransferase family 2 protein translates to MKVSLIVTTYNWPEALKLVIGSALNQDYQDFEIVIADDGSDEQTTSCIEEFTRSSNVTIKHARQEDLGFRAARIRNKAVSISDGEYLIFIDGDCILPKSFITDHINLSQHGFFVPGSRLKISKDYTHQLIASGALYKFQRREILKLWLKRKIKRVHPIFKMPVDSSFRFRRKNKWQGAVTCNLSLWRKDFMDINGFNNDFIGWGLEDSDLVIRLINNKIYRKDGKFYSYVMHLHHKEASRLHESANYSKFQISLEKGTTYCKSGINIMSKESNELV, encoded by the coding sequence ATGAAAGTCAGCTTAATAGTCACCACGTACAATTGGCCAGAGGCTCTAAAGCTTGTTATTGGGAGCGCCTTAAACCAAGACTATCAAGACTTTGAAATCGTTATTGCTGATGATGGCTCCGATGAGCAAACCACCTCATGCATTGAAGAATTTACTAGATCGAGCAATGTTACTATAAAGCATGCTCGGCAGGAGGATCTAGGCTTCAGGGCTGCCAGAATACGAAATAAAGCGGTTTCTATATCTGATGGAGAATACCTTATATTTATTGACGGTGACTGCATTCTTCCTAAATCGTTTATTACCGATCATATCAATTTATCGCAACACGGTTTTTTTGTACCAGGCTCAAGATTAAAAATCTCTAAAGATTACACTCATCAATTAATTGCTAGCGGAGCATTATACAAATTTCAGCGCCGCGAAATTCTGAAGCTTTGGCTAAAAAGAAAAATAAAAAGAGTTCACCCTATTTTCAAAATGCCTGTCGACTCTTCGTTTCGTTTTCGGAGAAAAAACAAGTGGCAAGGTGCCGTTACATGCAACCTTTCGCTATGGCGAAAAGATTTTATGGATATTAATGGTTTTAACAATGACTTTATAGGCTGGGGTTTAGAAGATAGTGACTTGGTAATCAGGTTAATAAACAATAAAATCTATAGAAAAGATGGTAAATTTTATAGTTACGTTATGCACCTTCATCATAAAGAAGCTTCGCGCCTCCATGAAAGTGCAAACTATTCAAAATTCCAAATCTCTTTAGAAAAGGGAACGACTTATTGCAAATCTGGAATAAACATCATGTCAAAGGAAAGCAATGAACTTGTCTAA
- a CDS encoding glycosyltransferase family 9 protein codes for MKPSLPAQPNHIAILRLSALGDVCNLVPTVRALQRQWPQTRITWIIGKGEHSLLAGLSGVEFVVYDKSTGLSGMRAIWRELAKTRFDVLLHMQQAIRASVLSLGLKANVRIGYDKARAKDAQHWFTQRQLMPHPNAHVLESFMDFARLLGVEDDRLEWNLAVPPVAYDEALAISGDGPYIVINPCSNARLRNFRNWSVEGYASVIEHAWVRHGLKSVLTGGGSSLEREVSDQIEALCQPGSVINAIGGTSLKGVLALIDNARAVIAPDTGPAHMGNAMGTPTLGLYATTNPQRAAPYLWRDFAVNAYPDAVRTYLHKSVEEVSWGQRVRHADAMDLIKADDVITKLDALLTHTAAQPTTGPKDES; via the coding sequence ATGAAGCCCTCTCTGCCTGCTCAACCTAACCATATTGCCATTTTGCGCCTCTCCGCTCTGGGAGACGTGTGCAATCTTGTGCCCACGGTGCGGGCCTTGCAGCGCCAGTGGCCCCAAACACGCATTACCTGGATTATCGGCAAGGGGGAGCACAGTTTACTGGCGGGGCTTTCTGGGGTCGAGTTTGTTGTATACGACAAATCGACGGGGCTTTCAGGCATGCGTGCCATCTGGCGTGAGCTGGCTAAGACCCGCTTTGACGTGCTGCTGCACATGCAGCAGGCCATTCGCGCCAGCGTGCTGTCACTGGGACTCAAAGCTAACGTGCGAATAGGGTACGACAAAGCCCGTGCGAAAGATGCCCAGCACTGGTTTACCCAGCGCCAGCTTATGCCGCATCCCAATGCCCATGTGCTTGAGTCGTTTATGGACTTCGCTCGCTTGCTGGGCGTAGAAGACGACCGTTTGGAGTGGAACCTAGCGGTTCCCCCCGTCGCATATGACGAGGCGCTGGCCATCAGCGGCGACGGGCCTTATATCGTCATTAACCCCTGCAGCAACGCACGGCTACGTAACTTTCGAAACTGGTCAGTAGAAGGTTATGCAAGCGTCATAGAGCACGCTTGGGTGCGGCATGGTTTAAAGAGCGTATTGACCGGCGGGGGAAGCTCCCTCGAGCGCGAGGTCAGCGACCAGATTGAAGCGCTATGCCAGCCAGGTAGCGTGATTAACGCTATCGGCGGCACATCGTTAAAGGGGGTTCTGGCACTGATCGATAATGCCCGAGCGGTGATTGCTCCGGATACCGGCCCAGCCCATATGGGCAACGCCATGGGCACGCCGACGCTTGGCCTCTATGCCACCACTAATCCGCAAAGGGCAGCACCTTATTTGTGGCGCGATTTTGCAGTCAATGCCTACCCCGATGCGGTACGCACGTATCTGCATAAGTCGGTGGAAGAGGTGAGCTGGGGGCAGCGGGTGCGCCATGCCGATGCAATGGATCTGATCAAAGCCGATGATGTGATTACCAAGCTAGACGCGCTGCTGACGCATACCGCAGCGCAGCCAACAACAGGACCCAAGGATGAAAGTTGA
- the rfaD gene encoding ADP-glyceromanno-heptose 6-epimerase, translating to MIVVTGGAGFIGANIVKALNARGRDDVMVVDDLRDGTKFVNLADCTLADYLDKEDFISRVKAALRGETVDLPTIDAIFHEGACSDTTEWDGHYMMENNFEYSKVLLNYCEKLGIPFLYASSAATYGGSEVFKEAPEHEKPLNVYGYSKLLFDQHVRSRWSELTTQVVGFRYFNVYGPREQHKGKMASVAYHNHLQIRNGETLKLFGAYGGYEAGMQSRDFVYVGDVVDVNLWFLDNPSASGIFNLGTGRAEPFKAIGEAVIDFYGQGEIDYIPFPQELKGRYQSYTRADISNLRASGCNVEFKTVAQGVKAYLEWLNG from the coding sequence ATGATCGTTGTAACAGGCGGTGCCGGGTTTATCGGCGCCAATATTGTCAAAGCGCTGAATGCTCGTGGCCGTGATGATGTGATGGTGGTCGATGACCTTCGCGATGGCACTAAGTTTGTCAATTTGGCGGATTGCACGCTGGCTGACTACCTGGATAAAGAAGATTTTATTTCTCGCGTTAAAGCAGCATTGCGCGGTGAGACGGTCGACCTACCGACCATCGATGCGATTTTCCATGAAGGGGCCTGTTCAGACACCACCGAGTGGGACGGGCACTACATGATGGAGAATAATTTCGAGTACTCCAAAGTGCTGCTCAATTACTGCGAAAAGCTGGGCATCCCTTTCCTGTATGCCTCGTCGGCGGCTACCTACGGGGGTAGCGAGGTGTTCAAGGAAGCGCCTGAGCATGAAAAGCCGCTGAACGTTTATGGTTACTCTAAGCTGCTGTTTGATCAGCACGTGCGCTCGCGCTGGAGTGAGTTAACCACCCAGGTGGTCGGTTTCCGCTACTTCAACGTCTACGGGCCACGGGAGCAGCATAAAGGCAAAATGGCTAGCGTGGCGTATCACAACCACCTGCAGATCCGTAATGGCGAAACGCTGAAGCTGTTCGGGGCTTACGGCGGCTACGAGGCGGGCATGCAGAGCCGTGATTTTGTCTACGTGGGCGATGTGGTCGATGTGAATCTCTGGTTCCTGGATAACCCCAGCGCGTCGGGCATTTTCAATCTGGGCACAGGCCGTGCTGAGCCGTTCAAGGCCATTGGCGAAGCGGTCATCGACTTTTATGGCCAAGGGGAGATTGATTACATTCCTTTCCCTCAAGAGCTGAAAGGGCGCTACCAGAGCTATACCCGGGCCGATATTAGCAACTTGCGGGCGTCTGGCTGCAATGTGGAATTTAAAACCGTCGCCCAGGGCGTTAAGGCGTACTTGGAGTGGCTAAATGGCTAA
- a CDS encoding 3-deoxy-D-manno-octulosonic acid kinase: MRLASLQQRNGLILHDVDSLSDVSTSHQLNPTLFEEKYWRRQGLIVGEAPGRGSSLFLQASDHEQWVLRPYRRGGLVAKLSHKRYLWLGRERTRAFRELRLTAMLYEQGLPVPRPVACCVTRFGLTYKAALITVRIPGAQALASLLSGNEADEALLRRVGVMIKRFHQAGLDHVDLNARNILIDPNGEPWLIDLDRCRLRPAGTWQKRNLKRLARSLEKLQAGSAIHVIKTGYNQKT, from the coding sequence ATGCGCTTAGCGTCACTCCAGCAGAGAAATGGACTGATTTTACACGATGTAGACAGTTTAAGTGACGTGTCCACATCACACCAACTCAACCCAACGCTGTTTGAAGAGAAGTACTGGCGTCGGCAGGGACTAATCGTTGGTGAAGCGCCTGGGCGGGGCAGCAGTCTATTTTTACAAGCTAGTGATCACGAGCAGTGGGTACTGCGCCCCTACCGCCGAGGTGGGCTGGTCGCTAAACTCAGTCATAAGCGATACCTATGGCTTGGGAGAGAGCGCACTCGCGCATTTCGTGAGCTGCGCTTAACCGCTATGCTCTATGAACAGGGCTTGCCGGTGCCTCGCCCAGTCGCCTGCTGCGTCACCCGTTTTGGCCTCACTTATAAGGCAGCGCTGATAACCGTGCGCATTCCTGGTGCCCAGGCACTAGCCTCGTTACTTTCTGGTAACGAGGCAGATGAAGCGCTGTTGAGGCGTGTAGGAGTAATGATCAAGCGCTTTCATCAGGCGGGGCTTGACCATGTAGATCTTAACGCCCGCAATATCTTAATCGACCCTAACGGCGAGCCTTGGCTGATTGACTTAGATCGCTGTCGGCTGCGCCCGGCGGGTACGTGGCAAAAGCGAAACTTGAAGCGGTTGGCTCGCTCATTAGAGAAGTTACAAGCAGGCTCAGCTATTCACGTCATAAAGACAGGGTATAACCAAAAGACCTAA
- a CDS encoding glycosyltransferase family 2 protein: MEISYVTPVLIVKNGEATIGDTLDALSAFKKVVVYDNGSEDRTLSIVNEFANVQLIQGEFFGFGITKNVAASHANTEWIFSLDCDEAPDQTLINNIAAWHPQDDNCVVEIHRENFFCGKPIKTNGWGNDFLIRLYNKETHRFTKSQVHEKLELHSNSSKIKLPGKLQHTAITDLKQILEKAQLYSEIYANSEKAKFYPFPIIILKTCFAFFRSYLLKLGLFSGWRGFIISFGDAVGVFFKYAKVYQKAEVKK, from the coding sequence ATGGAAATAAGTTATGTAACACCTGTCTTGATTGTTAAAAATGGAGAGGCTACCATTGGTGATACGTTAGATGCCCTCTCCGCATTTAAAAAAGTGGTTGTTTATGACAATGGCTCTGAAGACCGTACTTTATCAATAGTCAATGAGTTTGCTAATGTTCAACTCATTCAGGGTGAGTTCTTCGGTTTTGGAATTACCAAGAATGTGGCTGCCAGCCATGCTAATACTGAATGGATTTTTTCGCTGGACTGTGACGAAGCACCTGATCAAACGCTGATTAATAATATAGCGGCTTGGCATCCACAAGATGACAACTGTGTCGTTGAAATTCATCGAGAAAACTTTTTCTGTGGGAAACCCATCAAAACTAACGGCTGGGGCAACGATTTTTTAATAAGGCTTTATAATAAAGAAACGCATCGCTTTACTAAAAGCCAGGTGCATGAAAAATTAGAGCTGCACTCCAACTCCAGTAAAATAAAGCTACCAGGAAAGCTCCAACATACCGCCATTACTGACTTAAAACAGATACTAGAAAAAGCACAACTTTATTCTGAAATTTATGCTAACTCAGAAAAGGCAAAGTTTTATCCATTTCCTATCATCATATTAAAAACTTGCTTTGCGTTTTTTCGCTCCTACTTATTAAAACTAGGATTATTTTCAGGCTGGCGCGGTTTTATTATTTCCTTTGGCGATGCAGTCGGCGTTTTCTTTAAATATGCCAAGGTATATCAAAAAGCTGAGGTTAAAAAATGA
- a CDS encoding glycosyl transferase family 90 — MNLSKRIQKPRKNLEKLKRYYKYAILKLTPKTYQKKKIIRLFELYYKKANAHERKNLLQRVGYYNKLDKKFEINKELSAYHVLNIKKTGSWFYHYDLTIQSAAFTENSLFHYLPGDVQTIPNTPTFVKSRPISQENKNSVLLKLNTIRHFNFIKDPFHYAEKKDLLVWRGACYQPHRRYFIENFHSHPLCNVGDTSRDAELGKKPFMSIQEQLTYKFILSIEGNEVASNLKWIMSSNSLCFMVKPKFETWFMEGLLIPNFHYVELKEDYSNLDEKINFYLKNEDAAVNIIKNANNFTKQFLDHDRENLISHLVIQKYFLMSDQYIQEPL, encoded by the coding sequence ATGAACTTGTCTAAACGCATACAAAAGCCTAGAAAAAATTTAGAGAAACTAAAACGCTACTACAAGTATGCGATATTGAAGCTCACACCTAAAACCTATCAAAAGAAAAAAATAATTCGACTTTTTGAATTATATTATAAAAAAGCAAACGCTCATGAAAGGAAAAATCTACTCCAAAGAGTAGGCTACTATAATAAGCTAGACAAAAAGTTTGAAATAAATAAAGAGCTGAGCGCTTATCACGTCTTAAATATTAAAAAAACGGGCAGCTGGTTTTATCATTATGATTTAACGATACAGTCAGCTGCTTTTACAGAAAACTCATTATTTCACTACCTCCCTGGTGATGTGCAAACCATTCCTAACACACCAACCTTTGTTAAAAGCAGACCTATCTCTCAAGAAAACAAAAACTCTGTTTTATTGAAACTGAATACAATCAGGCATTTTAATTTTATAAAAGACCCTTTTCATTACGCTGAAAAAAAAGACTTACTAGTTTGGCGTGGAGCCTGTTATCAACCTCATCGTCGCTATTTTATTGAAAACTTTCACTCGCACCCACTTTGCAATGTTGGCGATACAAGCAGAGACGCTGAACTGGGAAAAAAACCGTTCATGAGCATACAAGAACAGTTGACATATAAATTTATTTTAAGCATTGAAGGCAATGAGGTAGCCAGCAATCTAAAATGGATTATGTCGTCTAACTCTCTATGTTTTATGGTTAAACCTAAATTTGAAACCTGGTTCATGGAAGGATTGCTCATTCCTAATTTCCACTATGTTGAATTAAAAGAAGACTATTCGAATCTTGACGAAAAAATTAATTTTTACTTAAAAAACGAAGACGCAGCAGTTAATATAATTAAAAATGCAAATAATTTCACCAAACAGTTTTTAGATCATGATCGTGAGAACTTAATATCTCACTTAGTAATCCAGAAATATTTTTTAATGAGTGACCAATATATACAAGAACCACTATAA
- the waaF gene encoding lipopolysaccharide heptosyltransferase II, whose amino-acid sequence MANSAKRLLVVGPSWVGDMVMAQSLFMTLKARYPGATLGVVAPAWSQPILERMPQVDEVLPLAVGHGEFGLASRRELAARLRGRFDRAIVLPRSWKAALVPFMARIPERVGFLGEHRYGLLKERRKLDKQILDQTVKRFVSLGLPLEEAQTGQFSIPTPRLTIDRDNLVNLRLSHALSSRPAIGMMPGAEYGPAKQWPLAYFHQLSEKLVKDGYEVRVLGGAKDHAAGQTIVKGLPHAHNLCGKTQLADAVDLLADCRQVVTNDSGLMHVAAAVGVRIHALYGSSSPVYTPPLTDNAVIHYLGLSCSPCFKRTCPLGHTNCLNELGVERVYQAMRADGQNAHGVIVSA is encoded by the coding sequence ATGGCTAATTCTGCCAAGCGACTGCTGGTAGTTGGCCCCTCCTGGGTAGGCGATATGGTCATGGCTCAGAGCCTGTTTATGACCTTAAAAGCGCGCTACCCGGGTGCCACGCTGGGCGTGGTGGCGCCCGCCTGGTCCCAGCCCATTCTTGAACGTATGCCGCAAGTGGATGAAGTATTGCCGCTGGCGGTAGGCCACGGGGAGTTCGGCCTTGCTAGCCGCCGCGAGCTTGCGGCGAGACTGCGCGGGCGTTTTGATCGCGCCATTGTGCTGCCGCGCTCCTGGAAGGCGGCGCTGGTACCCTTTATGGCCCGCATTCCAGAGCGTGTGGGCTTTTTAGGCGAGCATCGCTATGGCCTGCTTAAAGAGCGCCGTAAACTAGACAAGCAGATATTGGATCAGACGGTCAAACGGTTTGTCTCCCTAGGCTTGCCACTGGAAGAGGCGCAAACCGGCCAGTTCTCAATTCCTACGCCGCGTCTCACTATCGATCGAGATAACCTAGTAAATTTGCGTCTTAGCCATGCACTTTCGTCTCGACCCGCGATTGGTATGATGCCCGGCGCAGAGTATGGCCCCGCCAAGCAGTGGCCGCTGGCGTACTTTCACCAACTTTCAGAAAAGCTGGTCAAAGATGGCTATGAAGTACGGGTGCTGGGCGGAGCGAAGGATCATGCGGCAGGGCAGACCATCGTAAAGGGACTGCCCCATGCGCATAATTTATGTGGCAAAACGCAGTTGGCGGACGCGGTAGACTTACTTGCTGACTGCCGCCAAGTGGTCACGAACGATTCTGGATTGATGCACGTAGCGGCCGCTGTAGGCGTGCGCATTCACGCACTTTATGGCTCCTCCTCACCTGTCTATACGCCACCGCTCACCGATAATGCCGTTATCCACTATTTAGGGCTCTCCTGTTCGCCATGCTTTAAGCGAACGTGCCCTCTGGGACACACAAACTGCTTGAACGAATTAGGCGTAGAACGCGTTTATCAAGCCATGCGCGCTGATGGGCAGAACGCGCACGGCGTTATTGTTAGCGCATAA
- the hldE gene encoding bifunctional D-glycero-beta-D-manno-heptose-7-phosphate kinase/D-glycero-beta-D-manno-heptose 1-phosphate adenylyltransferase HldE, which produces MKVDLTALEHARVLVVGDVMLDRYWHGGTTRISPEAPVPVVRVENADDRPGGAANVALNVASLGGHAALAGVVGEDNNAELLVARLAASKVSTYFQRSPDVPTITKLRVMSRNQQLLRLDFEQRLNGVDTTALLAHVEKALPECDVVILSDYGKGTLNQVEKLIAMARAHGKRVLIDPKGQDFSKYRGASLITPNVTEFEAVVGLCATDEALAQRGEALRSELELEALLITRSEKGMTLIREGHAPLHLPTRAQEVFDVTGAGDTVIGLMGLALAAGHAFPEAMMLANLGAGLVVAKPGTATLSIAELYTALHGDKLAEFGVIDPVPLVEAVRAAQLRGERVVMTNGCFDILHAGHVAYLEQAKRLGDRLIVAVNDDASIGRLKGPKRPINPLNRRMQVLAGLGAVDWVVPFSEDTPQALIEAVLPDILVKGGDYRPEDIAGGEAVVANGGEVKVLGFEDGVSTTAMISSILDRES; this is translated from the coding sequence ATGAAAGTTGATTTAACCGCCCTGGAGCATGCCCGCGTGCTGGTGGTGGGAGACGTTATGCTCGACCGCTACTGGCATGGTGGCACAACGCGTATTTCACCCGAAGCGCCGGTGCCGGTAGTACGTGTTGAGAATGCCGACGACCGTCCGGGTGGCGCAGCCAACGTAGCACTTAATGTCGCGTCCCTAGGCGGTCATGCTGCTTTGGCAGGCGTTGTGGGCGAAGATAACAATGCTGAGCTGCTGGTAGCGCGTTTAGCGGCTTCAAAAGTAAGTACTTACTTTCAGCGCAGCCCGGATGTTCCCACCATTACAAAGTTGCGAGTGATGAGCCGCAACCAGCAGCTGCTGCGTCTGGATTTTGAGCAGCGCCTCAATGGTGTCGACACGACGGCACTGCTGGCGCACGTCGAAAAAGCGCTGCCTGAGTGTGACGTGGTGATTCTTTCCGATTACGGTAAAGGCACGCTCAACCAAGTGGAGAAGCTGATTGCGATGGCCCGGGCTCATGGAAAGCGGGTGCTGATTGATCCGAAAGGCCAAGACTTCAGCAAATACCGTGGCGCCAGCTTGATCACCCCCAACGTAACCGAGTTTGAAGCCGTGGTTGGGCTATGTGCAACCGATGAAGCGCTTGCCCAGCGCGGTGAGGCGCTGCGCAGCGAGCTTGAGTTGGAAGCGCTACTGATTACCCGCAGTGAAAAAGGCATGACCCTCATTCGTGAAGGCCACGCTCCGCTGCACCTGCCCACCCGCGCCCAGGAGGTGTTTGATGTTACCGGTGCGGGCGATACGGTGATTGGCTTGATGGGCCTTGCCTTGGCGGCCGGCCACGCGTTCCCGGAAGCGATGATGCTGGCTAACCTGGGTGCAGGCCTTGTGGTGGCTAAGCCGGGAACGGCAACGCTCTCGATAGCAGAACTCTACACCGCACTGCATGGTGACAAGCTGGCTGAGTTCGGCGTGATTGACCCAGTACCGCTGGTCGAGGCTGTGCGTGCAGCCCAGCTGCGCGGCGAGCGCGTCGTCATGACCAACGGCTGTTTCGATATTCTTCACGCCGGCCACGTGGCTTATCTGGAGCAAGCCAAGCGCCTAGGAGACCGTCTTATTGTGGCGGTGAATGACGATGCTTCGATTGGCCGTTTAAAGGGCCCTAAGCGGCCCATTAACCCGCTCAACCGTCGAATGCAGGTGCTGGCAGGCTTGGGCGCTGTCGATTGGGTCGTGCCCTTTAGTGAGGATACGCCCCAGGCACTTATTGAAGCCGTTTTGCCGGATATTTTGGTGAAAGGTGGCGACTACCGTCCTGAAGATATTGCCGGTGGCGAAGCGGTAGTGGCCAACGGTGGCGAGGTGAAAGTGTTGGGCTTTGAGGATGGCGTGTCCACCACGGCGATGATTAGCTCAATCCTGGATCGCGAAAGCTAA
- a CDS encoding glycosyltransferase family 25 protein — MLSETDMKKEIDIYVITTGDEQRSKRIEKSLETINFNYVYSDSIDDLNVLAKEYRKKSHKFRQKAIMAGEVGAFKTHAAAWEKIIQSNKPSIILEDNIHFIKDPKKLFNQDIINQIESCGLISFTDFAYKKLPYQPSLISSINEKKPLPIVCYGITPERAFNLISAMKKTAYVMPVDKWLSIPKLCGCYAFVSHITIAKRDPLLTSIANKKKGKKAKNPICVLYWAFNKIKYRY; from the coding sequence ATGCTTAGTGAAACAGATATGAAAAAAGAAATAGATATATATGTAATAACAACAGGAGATGAACAAAGATCAAAAAGGATTGAAAAATCATTAGAAACAATTAATTTTAACTATGTGTACTCTGATAGCATTGATGATCTCAATGTTTTAGCTAAGGAGTATAGGAAAAAGTCGCATAAATTTAGGCAGAAAGCCATCATGGCTGGAGAAGTCGGTGCATTCAAAACACATGCGGCCGCATGGGAAAAAATCATCCAATCGAATAAACCATCAATAATACTTGAAGATAATATTCATTTTATTAAAGACCCAAAAAAATTATTTAATCAAGACATTATTAATCAAATTGAGAGCTGTGGCCTCATCTCATTCACCGACTTTGCATATAAAAAGCTTCCATATCAGCCATCTTTAATATCTTCAATAAACGAGAAAAAACCTTTACCTATTGTATGTTATGGAATAACGCCAGAAAGAGCTTTTAATCTAATATCTGCAATGAAAAAAACAGCCTATGTTATGCCTGTTGATAAATGGTTATCAATACCCAAGCTATGTGGTTGTTATGCTTTTGTTAGCCATATAACTATTGCAAAAAGAGACCCATTACTTACCAGCATTGCCAATAAAAAGAAAGGTAAGAAAGCAAAAAACCCGATCTGTGTACTTTACTGGGCTTTCAATAAAATAAAATATAGGTATTAA